DNA sequence from the Molothrus aeneus isolate 106 chromosome 24, BPBGC_Maene_1.0, whole genome shotgun sequence genome:
aaaaaattcacatttttatctTGAAAAGCTGCCTGGTTTTAggtggaaaatatgaaaaaaaatacccattttttagctggaaaagctgaaaaaaattcacatttttatctCGAAAAGCTGCCTGGTTTTAggtggaaaatatgaaaaaaatacccattttttagctggaaaagctgaaaaaaattcacatttttatctTGAAAAGCTGCCCGTTTTTAggtggaaaatatgaaaaaaatacccattttttagctggaaaagctgaaaaaaattcacatttttatctTGAAAACCTGCCCGTTTTTagctggaaaatatgaaaaaaaatacccattttttagctggaaaagctgaaaaaaattcacatttttatctTGAAAAGCTGCCCGTTTTTAggtggaaaatatgaaaaaaaatacccattttttagctggaaaagctgaaaaaaattcacatttttatctTGAAAAGCTGCCCGTTTTTAggtggaaaatatgaaaaaaaatacccattttttagctggaaaagctgaaaaaaattcacatttttatctTGAAAAGCTGCCCGTTTTTagctggaaaatatgaaaaaaaatacccattttttagctggaaaagctgaaaaaaaaagttgccattttaattcagaaaatctgaaaaaaatttgccatttttttaaaaacctcactGTTTTTTTGAGATctctctaggaaaaaaaaattctctggtTTTTGGGATCTCTAGGGAAAAttccctgtggggtttttggggctttcTAGGGAAAACACCtcagtggttttggggtgtctaGGGAAAAAATTCTCTGTTTTTTGGGATCTTTAGGAACAGTTctttgtgggatttttgggaactctctaggaaaaaaattctctggtttttggggtctctAGGGAAAAAATTCTCTGTTTTTTGGGATCTTTAGGAACAGTtctttgtgggattttgggaactTTCTAGGAATAAAATTCTCTGGTTTTTGGGATCTCTCGGGAAAAATTCCCTGTGGTTTCTGGGATCCttctaggaaaacaaaaaaatctttttttggggtctctctAGTAAAAATCCCCCTGTTTTTTGAGGTCTCTAGAAGAAAATCCTCTGTGATTTCTGGGATCTGTAGGAAAACCAAACTCCCTAAGAATTTTAAGGATCAAATCCATAAAAGCACCaaatgggtttggggtttctgggcTCCCTGTGGCCACTAAAGGGGATTTTtggccctccccagccccgtgtACGAGATGCTGAAGAGGAacctgagccctgctgccctcccaggTAGGTTGGTCCCGTTCCATAAATGTTGCTCTGACCTGGTAAGTaccaaaaaaaatgaacaaaaatccaggaaaatgccaaatcctggggctgcaggaggaataAACTTCTCTGAAAAACGTTGCCAAGCGAATCTCTCGGAGTTTGTGTCTTTtctgtgtgccaggagctgtTTGAGTGGtgcccaaaaaaaaaccccaaatttgaATCCTGAAATCTCCTCCTTGACTGGAATCCagcttttgagatttttttttcagcttcagaGCTGCAATTTCTTGCTCTCACctcattttatattttgatcATCTCTAAGAGTGCTAAAAATTCTGCAAGGCTTTAACCTTGAACCTCGCAGCTTCCCCAGCTCATGAGAGGAATTCAATTTCAACTCCATCAGAATGGAAATTTATTCTCAAATTATTCTGAGCTGGAGTGACTTCCTTGAAACCAGTTCTTGGTGTaggactggggaaaaaaatcaaaaaattgGCAGAGCTGTGGAATTTTGTGCCACGTTTCcaattttttaaacagataAAATGGATTTAATCCACAGCTCTGGAATTTTGTGCCACATCttcaattttttaaacagataAAATGGATTTAGAAAGGATTTAATCTACAGCTGTGGACTTTAGTGCCATATCTTCAATTTTTAAACAGATAAAATGGATTTAATCCACAGCTCTGGAATTTTGTGCCacatttccaattttttaaacagataAAATGGATTTAATCCACAGCTCTGGAATTTTGTGCCACATCttcaattttttaaacagataAAATGGATTTAATCCACAGCTGTGGAATTTTGTGtcacatttcccatttttaaacaGGTAAAATGGATTTAATCCACAGCTGTGGAATTTTGTGtcacatttcccatttttaaacaGATAAAATGGATTTAATCCACAGCTGTGGAATTTTGTGtcacatttcccatttttaaacaGATAAAATGGATTTGATCCACAGCTCTGGAATTTTGTGtcacatttcccatttttaaacaGATAAAATGGATTTAATTCACAGCTCTGGAATTTTGTGccacatttcccattttttaaacagataAAATGGATTTGATCCACAGCTCTGGAATTTTGTGccacatttcccattttttaaaaaaagacaaaattgaTTTAAACCTTCAGGAGGGCTCAGGCACGTGTGGAAaacttaaaaatgaaattaaattaaaattagaaacGTGGCCATTTCTGCCTTGGATTTTTTACAGGAGATTCTTCtagaaaataaatccaaattaaaaaaaccacagaaatcttTTGAATTCTCTTTGGACGTTTTAGCTGTAGGAGCATTGtgtgagtgctgctgcctcctcccagagcgagctgtgtgtgtgcagagctgagctcgCTGCCTTTCCCGCCAGCCCTGGCCTCACCTTAGGCCTGGCTCAGGAGAAGCCGTTCCTGGGCTCAGTTAGACCtggctgtgtgtgagtgtgaCCCAAACCAGGCAGGCTTGGCcgagcagcctggctgtgcgTGCACAGGGAGGAGCCTCGggctcttctccttcccttccctccccttttcctttctttcccctcccattttccttcctttccttcccattttccttcctttccctccccttttccttcctcttccctcccattttccttctttttccctccccttttccttcctttccttcccattttccttcctttccttcccttcccattttccttcctttccctccccttttccttcctcttccctccccttttccttccttttccctccccttttccttccttttccctccccttttccttcctttccctccccttttccttctttcttttccctccccttttccttcttttccctccccttttccttcttttccctccccttctccttcctttccctccccttttccttccttttccctcccgttttccttccttttccctccccttttccttcctttccctccccttttccttcccttccctcccattttccttcctttccctccccttttccttctttctcttccctcccattttccttcctttccctcccattttccttcttttccctccccttttccttccttttccctcctcttttccttccttttccctccccttttccttccttttccctcctcttttccttccttttccctcccattttccttctttttccctcccattttccttctttttccctcccattttccttctttttccctcccattttccttctttttccctccccttttccttctttttccctcccattttccttccttttccctcccattttccttccttttccctccccttttccttctttttccctcccattttccttccttttccctcccattttccttctttctcccctattttccttcctttcccacccattttccttcctttcccagctctttgcttttttccagcccagcacaggaatgactggatttgtttaattttcctcctcttgtctaatttttctcccttccttttctaATTCCCCCCTTTTGTTTAATTTCTCCCCTTTCTTGTCTAATTTCCCCCTTCCTGCCTCATTTTTCTCCTTGtcaatttttccccctttcttttattatttcccCCCTTTTATAATTTTCCACcccctttcttttctgattttcacccctttctttttggaatttccccccttttcttttctaattcttttcccccttttcttttctaatttcctccttttcttttctaatttcccccttttcttttctaattccccccttttcttttccaattcccccttttctaatttcccccttttcttttctaactctttcccccttttctaattttttcctcttttctaatttccctcctttccttggCCACTTTCCCAATTTCCTGCCCACTTTTCCCAAGTCTGACTCCCCCAGGCTGCATTTAGGAATCCCTCACTTCAGGCTGGTTTTTATGGAATTTTCCAGCCCCTGGAGTATTTCCACTCcctgaaaatcagattttggaAAGGTTTCTCCCTGTTCCcgtctccctgcagagcccaggctccTGTTTTCCGTCAGGAATTAAACCCCAACagctggaaggaggaaaaaaccaggaatttctgaattttcctccattttaagGCCATTTTTAGGTGGAATTTTCTGCCATTTTCGGATCTTCCCAATCCAGGTGTGATTCCTGGTGGGATTCAGCCTCATCCAAAGGGAGTTTTCTGTTCCATGGAaaggggagcaggcaggagccagcctggcatcTTTTGTTCTCTCTGCTCAAAGCCAGGCTCAGAAGGATCCCTGTTAATTGGATTCTTGTTAATTTAGCTCAGCCTTTTAATTAACTCTTGGGACCAGCTGGATCCAGCTGTGTCCAGCCCTGTGCAtggaattttcctttctttgctttttatccTCCTGCCCAAACCTTTCAAGAAGAGCAAGAAATCCTCagaaattccccccaaaaaaatcctgttcACCTTCCAGGTGGGATTCCCTGGCAAGCCAAGCAGGGAACTGaacaaaaatgggatttttttggggatggATCTGTCATATTTTGACATTTCCCCCATGGGATTTCTTGCTGGGACACTCACGGAGCTTTCAGAataaattttcctgtttttccactttttattCTCTCGTTTTGAAGATCCTCAGgtggaaaagcagctccttgCAAAACGTGGGTGGTTCCAGCTGAAATGGGACTGGGGGAAATTCTCTGGATGTACAGAAGAGCCTTGGAAACTCCAGGGAAAATCCCACAAAGCTGTGGTGGTTTTAGGCAACCTCAGGAGCAATTCCaaatccaaaagaaaaagaataacttttccctttgggaagaatattctgaatatttGGCTGTAGGAGTAAGAATTAActtttgcctttgggaagaatattctgaatatttGGCTGTAGGAGTAAGAATAACTTTTCCCTTTGGGaagaatattctgaatatttggctgtagcaaaaaaaaaaaaaaatttccctttGGGATGAATATCCTGAATTTGGGATGGCTATAGCAAAAGGAATAATATTTCCCTTTGgaagaatattctgaatttgGCTATAGCAAAAGGattaatatttccttttggGGAGAATATTCTGAATTTGGCTATAGCAGACAGAATCACTTTTCCCTTTGGgaagaatattctgaatttgGCTATAGCAGACAGAatcatttttccctttgggaagaATATTGTGAATTTGGCTATAGCAGGTAGAATCACTTTTCCCTTTGGgaagaatattctgaatttgGCTATAGCAGACAGAATCACTTTTCCCTTTGGgaagaatattctgaatttgGCTATAGCAGACAGAATCACTTTTCCCTTTGGgaagaatattctgaatttgGCTATAGCAGGTAGAATCACTTTTCCCTTTGgaagaatattctgaatttgGCTATAGCAGGTAGAATCACTTTTCCCTTTGgaagaatattctgaatttgGCTATAGCAGGTAGAATCACTTTTCCCTTTGgaagaatattctgaatttgGCTATAGCAGGTAGAATCACTTTTCCCTTTGgaagaatattctgaatttcccccagctgcctctccccaaACTCCAGCGGTCCCCCCcgagcagcccagcccatcctggcCTGCAGGagtcccccaggtgtgccaagcCTGGCTGGTTGGTTGCTTGCCCCAGGCCCTGTGTGCTGTGAGAGTGGGAATTTCCAGGGAAggcttttccttgtgttttgcCTGCCATCTGCAGATGCTGCACAGACTCTCCCAAAGGAGCAGAGCGTCGCTAAGCCCAGCCCAGACCAGCTGCAGGTAAACCCCACTGCCCAGTGGGTTCTTTTCTTGTACAGAGCCGCCCCTTCTCTGTACCTCTGCATGGTGGACTGCCAGAACTTTTTTGtccttgttggttttttgttgtgctgctcctcacctttttttcctgagagaaaaaagaaaaaaaataaaaatccccaaattgaAAAAGTTCTGGAatccacagagcagggacagagccaccCTTCTCTGTTCTCCTCCTCGTGACAGAGTGCCAGTCTCTGAGCGCGTTGttctgggctgcagcacttccagccctcagcttctccagccctgttttcctgctttttccccccctcttttcTCCCACTAGGAATTGCCAAATAAATAATTCACTGTGCCTAGGTAGGATTTGTTTCTAGCAGCTTTTCAGGCAGAGGTGAAAACCTTGGAAAAATCTTGGCGCCTCCAAAGTTTTTTCCAGGTGTGGTTGGGGTGAAGGCTGGGAGAGGTCAGAGAGTCACAAAATCAACTTTTACTGCATGAAAAACACCAACGTTAGGATCATTGCCAAGCTGAAGATTTTTCCTTGGTTGTTCCTGCTGATTCCAGAGGCTTTAAAGAGAAATAGTTTGTagtttttattctaaattatttcctcttcctACCTGCTTGGTCTCATCCTGCAGCTGGTGCCTGGGGATGGAAGTGCTGCATCCCCTTGTCCCTGcaagctctgctgggctcattcctggattttccttcctgcagctcagccaggaggAAGGATCTGACTCTGGGATCCTGGAGGGTGACAGCAGAACCTCAGCCCCTGCTACCTCAGAGCCCAAATGTGACACTTGTGAAGGTGAGGGACAAATTTCTGCATTATCACAATGTTTGCAAATGCATGtgagacacagagcagcaaaatgCTGGAGGAGggactcaaaaaaaaacccctggtttggaacagaagaattaaaaatctTTGTGTTAAAGACTGAGAAGTTACAAAGTTCACCACAggtattttcttaatttctggTCATAAATAAATGCTCTGAATGCAGTGACAGGTtaagccccaaaatcccatctctcACTGAGTAATGCCATGAGAAAAAACCTTCCAGGCCTTGCTGGGAGGGTGTTTTAAGTGCTGGAATTATCTTTGGATCCATCCCCCTTCCCCAAGGGAGGCTCCTGAGCTCACAGaacccagcctgggctggctgcagtcGTTCCCTTTAAACCAAGCAGGGAACTgaacaaaaatgggaatttttaggTGGATCTGctatgagatttttttggtgggtCACTCATGGAGATTTCACAAATTTTGGGAgcaattttcctgtttttccactttttattCTCTCTTATCAATGAACCTCAGttggaaaagcagctccttgTTTCCAGCTCAAATGGGAGAGCTGGAAATTCCCTGGATTTACAAACCAGCCTTGGAAACCTTTGGAAAATTCCCTGGGTTTACAAACCAGCCTTGGAAACCTTTGGAAAATTCCCTGGGTTTACAAACCAGCCTTGGAAACCCTTGGAAAATTCCCTGGGTTTACAAACCAGCCTTGGAAACCCTTGGAAAATTCCCTGGGTTTCCAAACCAACCTTGGCTGTGCCTTGGAAACTCCAGGCACTGGAGGGAGGGAGATCCAAGGTGATCCTGAATTCTCAGTTTGggatcccaggctggagcatGGGGAGGATGGGTCCCACTTCTTGGGAATTCAGGAGCTGCAAACAGAATTCCAGCCAGTCCTTTCTGCATTTCCCCATCCAGAAACCCACTCAGGGCTGGCTGGTgaaatgtttgtgtttctgtGGTGAAACTTTAAATTAAACTCAGCCTGTCCCAGTccaggggcactgggaacaTTGGGATGTTCCTGATTTGTGCAGGGATTTTTGTCAGATGGAGCATCCAAACCCCAGAGCTCTCAGCCTGATGCAAGAAGTCAAAAAACCCAGATTTGAgcccaatttttttctgtgctggtgTCTCTTACCCAATGACTTGGACTGTGCTTGGCTCTTCCAGACAGTGATTTGATAGAAAACCTCTCCAAAAGCAAAAAGCCCAAGCTGGACCTGGTTTTTGAGGAATGGGATGTGGCTGGGCTGCCATGGTGGTTTTTAGGGAATCTCAGAAGCAATTACAAATCCAGGAGTAACGGATCCACGGATATTCAGACTAACCAGGTGTGTAAAGAAGGGCCTCATGTCCTCTTCTGTCCTCTTTTGACTTCCAAGGAAATcaaatattctatttttttctcccttttcccttcccactcCAGGATTTTCAGCCTTTTTCCCACTCTgggcctttctttttgggtgaTTGGtgaattttagggtttttaaatCCACCAAACTCTTTTCTCAAGGCCCTCAGAGGTGCCTGGATTTCATGAGTTGCCCTTGTTTTATTGGGGTGAACATTGTAGGGTGGTGGCCACGCTGAAAGGGGGAGATGGAAAGGTGGAAgttggaaaaaagggaaaatggtgAGGTGGAAATTGGGAAAAGGGGAACTTGAGAGGTGGAAATTGGAAAAAGAGGAGCCTGTGAGGTGGAAATTGGAAAAAAGGGGAATCTGTGagcagaaaactttaaaaatggaagCCTGTGAGGTGTGAATTGGGAAAAGGAGTGCCTGTGAGGtggaaattggaaaaaaaattgaatctGTGAggtaaaaattttaaaaatggaagcCTGTGAGGGGGAAATTGGAAAAACCTGAGTTGGtgagggggaaattgggaaaagaGGGAACTTATGAGGTGGAAATTGGGGAAAGGTTGCAAAAGGGGAGCCTGTTAGGTGGGAATTGGAAAAAAGGGAATCTGTGAGGTGAAAATTCTAAAAATGGAAGCCTGtgagggggaaattgggaaaagagaaacctgtgagggggaaattgggaaaagaGAGAACTAGTGaggtggaaaatggaaaaaagggaatctgtgaggggaaaattttaaaaatggacaCCTGTGAGGTGGAAATTGGGAAAAGGAGGGCCTGTAAGGGAGAAATTGGGAAAAGAGAAGCCTGtgaggggaaaattgggaaaatggCAGCCTATGAggtggaaattgggaaaaaactGAGTtggtgaggaggaaggagggaactTGTGAGGTGGAAATTGGGGAAAGGTTGGGAAAAGGGGAGCCTGTGAGATGGGAATTGGGGACAGGGTGAGCCTGTGAGGTGAGAATTGGAAAAAAGGGAATCTGTGaggggaaaattttaaaaatggaggCCCGTGAGatgaaaattgagaaaaggggGGGTGTGTGAGGCAGAAATTTCCAAAAGGGGTGTCTGAGGGCAGGGATGTGCCCGGGGCGTTGGAGGTTGTTGGAGAGGAAAACGGGACAGTGCTGAATGTGGAGCTGCTCCTAAAtggtttttcctgtttgtttcccCTCAGGACATTGACACTGCCATAGTTTCAGACACCACCGATGACCTGTGGTTCCTCAACGAGTGTCCCCTggaccagggcactgctgggctcaaGGTGGAAGTGCTGGACTGTGAGGAGGTCAAAGAAGGTGACACCACCAAGGTACCTCTGGCacagttttctctgttttaattCATCCCATGCTGCCCTTGGAAAGGCTGGATCTGTTCCCATCCAGAGGCGAAATCCTGTTTAGAAAAGGCTGTCACCATTCCTCATGTGTTTGATGGTTTTCCTGCTTGGGTTTTGgtttaaattcaatttttcaAGGCATAAAATCAATTGAAAATGAATTAAACTTCTCGCAGCGACTTAAGTGGGTTTCTAACCAATATCTGCAAGAGTTATAAATCAAAAATCATGGAATTAAGTTtagaaaaggcttttaaaaattgagTCCAGCTAAAAACTCAATGAGGAGAATCTGATCATGGTAAACCAGCAAAAGTTACCAACATTCTGCAAAAGAACCACTGCAAAAACAGGTTTTAATTCACTTTTAGAAGTGATTTAATGAGCAGAGTGATGCTGTAATCATTTAATTTGGGGtgtgcaacaccaggcaaatgatAAATAGGGAATATTCCAACATTCCCACCCTCTGACAGGGCTTTTCTGGAATTCCAGGTGCCTGAGGATGTGTGCTTGGATGAGTTGGAGGATTCCCAGTGCCTGAGTGATGACACGGACACAGAGGCTGCTTCCGAGGTGGGAATTCCTTGGGATCAcctggggctggaagggctcatcccacatctgctgctggttttggggtgggaaaagcTGATTTTCGTGTGggtttctgaaaagaaaagtgGCTGGATGTAGTTATGTTAATACCCAGGCATGGTTTAATAAGGGTTTTAATAAGGTTTTAATAAGATTTTAATTCCGCGTTGTCCTCTGGATGGAAAATCTGGAGGATTGTCTTTGGAAGGGACTTGGAAATCTCAAGTAGCACTTTATAATCGCTCAAAAAGTCAGAATTTTAATGGTTTTTAGCAGAATTTTAATGGTTTTAGCAGaattttccagcctggaataAATGGGGATGTCCCTGGCTTTGGACAGCTGAGTCCTGGCTCTGCActtgtgcagctcctgcccttttCTGTGAGATAATGAATTAATAAATCCATTAATTGTGCAGATTCAACAGCTGGTAAGTGATGGGTGAGCCTGGAAAACAAATTCCTGCCATATTCCAGGAGCTCTCCCCTTGAATTTTGagcaaaatattgaaaattcttttaaaattaaataaaaataagctgCCCCAACTTGGATACTTCCAgagggctgggagagaggaaggagaggaattCATGAGGGACAGATCTGGGATTAATCAATCCCAAGCCACAAAATGTTGATTTTCCAGCTTATAAATCActcataaataaatttttttttaacgaGGCTTCCTTGCTACTTTTCCCACATGGCTAAAACGAGGAATACccaaaaataaattgattttttttttgctggaatTTTTGCCTTAAATCCCTCAGGATTGCTGGCAATGCTCCAAGTGCAGGAAATTCAACTCTCCAGGAAAAAGGTACTGCTTCCGCTGCTGGGCCCTGCGCAAGGACTGGTACAGGGActgccccaaactgccccattccctgtccctttccAACATCAATTCCATGGAAAACCAGGAGCAGGATGAAGGGATGGATGTCCCAGACTGCAGGAGGACGATCTCAGCCCCGGCTGGCCAACCCAAACACCTTTTCCTGggagaaaacaaaccccaaggCTCCATCGAGTCCTTGGATTTggcacaggaggggaaaaatcGGGATTTTGCCAAGCtgaagaaagaggaggagatgGAATCTTTGGAGAGCATCAAAACCCTGCTGAATCCCTGcttcctgtgccagcacaggccTCGGGATGGGAATATTGTCCACGGAAGGACTGCTCACCTGGTGGCCTGCTTCAGGTGTGCCAGGATGCTGAAGAAGAAGAGGTCGCCGTGTCCCGTGTGCAGGAAGGAGATCAAGATGGTCATCAGGATCTTCATGGGGTAGGGAGGATTCCTGCCCCTAAAGTAACCCCAAAATCTGGAATTTTTGCACTCAAGGCTCTATTACAGTATGTGCAGGAAGGAGATCACGATGGTCATCAGGATCTTCataaaataaccccaaaatttgggtttTTGCACTCAAATCCCAATTTCAGTGTGTGCGGAAAGGATATCACGATGGTCATCAGGATCTTCataaaataaccccaaaatctgggTTTTTGCACTCAAATCCCAATTTAGGTGTGTGCAAAAAGGA
Encoded proteins:
- the MDM4 gene encoding protein Mdm4, encoding MSFPNSTQPPGAGNSCRITLGQANQVVPKLPLLRILQAAGAQGDSFTLKEVMHFLGQYIMARQLYDKRQQHLVHCGGDQLGELLGLQSFSVKDPSPVYEMLKRNLSPAALPDAAQTLPKEQSVAKPSPDQLQLSQEEGSDSGILEGDSRTSAPATSEPKCDTCEDSDLIENLSKSKKPKLDLVFEEWDVAGLPWWFLGNLRSNYKSRSNGSTDIQTNQDIDTAIVSDTTDDLWFLNECPLDQGTAGLKVEVLDCEEVKEGDTTKVPEDVCLDELEDSQCLSDDTDTEAASEDCWQCSKCRKFNSPGKRYCFRCWALRKDWYRDCPKLPHSLSLSNINSMENQEQDEGMDVPDCRRTISAPAGQPKHLFLGENKPQGSIESLDLAQEGKNRDFAKLKKEEEMESLESIKTLLNPCFLCQHRPRDGNIVHGRTAHLVACFRCARMLKKKRSPCPVCRKEIKMVIRIFMG